A portion of the Streptomyces erythrochromogenes genome contains these proteins:
- a CDS encoding ECF subfamily RNA polymerase sigma factor, BldN family, with amino-acid sequence MYPPVGVDASGLAQLRATVLDHLRGFVPTAYTAPAFAAAVPAGLGPAGPCYALTDGGATVGRRGRSAAGGSNGAAGTSTQAAPRRPLADSDQARMMDLVERAQAGEAEAFGRLYDQYSDTVYRYIYYRVGGKATAEDLTSETFLRALRRISTFTWQGRDFGAWLVTIARNLVADHFKSSRFRLEVTTGEMLDANEVERSPEDSVLESLSNAALLEAVRKLNPQQQECVTLRFLQGLSVAETARVMGKNEGAIKTLQYRAVRTLARLLPEDAR; translated from the coding sequence GTGTACCCACCTGTCGGGGTTGACGCCTCGGGCCTGGCTCAGCTGCGCGCAACGGTCCTCGACCACCTGCGCGGCTTCGTCCCCACCGCGTACACCGCCCCCGCCTTCGCCGCCGCGGTTCCTGCCGGCCTCGGCCCGGCCGGTCCCTGCTACGCCCTGACCGACGGCGGGGCTACGGTGGGCAGACGAGGCCGCTCGGCCGCCGGGGGCTCGAACGGCGCAGCCGGCACGAGCACCCAGGCCGCCCCCCGCCGCCCCCTGGCGGACAGCGACCAGGCCCGCATGATGGACCTGGTCGAGCGCGCCCAGGCCGGAGAGGCCGAGGCCTTCGGCCGCCTGTACGACCAGTACAGCGACACGGTCTACCGCTACATCTACTACCGCGTCGGCGGCAAGGCGACCGCGGAGGATCTCACCAGCGAGACCTTCCTGCGCGCCCTGCGCCGCATCTCCACCTTCACCTGGCAGGGCCGCGACTTCGGCGCCTGGCTCGTGACGATCGCCCGCAACCTGGTGGCGGACCACTTCAAGTCCAGCCGCTTCAGGCTGGAGGTCACCACCGGGGAGATGCTCGACGCCAACGAGGTGGAGCGCAGCCCCGAGGACTCCGTCCTGGAGTCCCTCTCCAACGCGGCCCTCCTGGAAGCCGTACGGAAGCTGAATCCGCAGCAGCAGGAGTGCGTGACCCTGCGCTTCCTGCAGGGCCTCTCGGTCGCCGAGACGGCCCGGGTGATGGGGAAGAACGAGGGCGCCATCAAGACGCTCCAGTACCGGGCGGTCCGCACCCTGGCCCGCCTCCTCCCCGAAGACGCCCGCTGA
- a CDS encoding glutaredoxin family protein, with protein MSPLLRRKEKKSPGERMVTLIGKPGCHLCDEAEEVVAKVCAETGAQWEKKDISQDEELYRLHWEQIPVVLVDGEQHTFWRVNPDRLRRALGG; from the coding sequence ATGAGCCCTTTGTTGCGCCGTAAAGAGAAGAAGAGTCCCGGCGAGCGGATGGTGACGCTCATCGGGAAGCCGGGGTGCCACCTGTGCGACGAGGCCGAGGAGGTCGTCGCGAAGGTCTGTGCCGAGACCGGTGCGCAATGGGAGAAGAAGGACATCTCGCAGGACGAGGAGCTCTACCGGCTCCACTGGGAGCAGATTCCGGTGGTCCTGGTTGACGGCGAACAGCACACCTTCTGGAGGGTGAACCCGGACCGGCTTCGCCGGGCGTTGGGAGGGTGA
- the hemB gene encoding porphobilinogen synthase, with the protein MSAYGSFPGSRPRRLRTTPAMRRMVAENRLHPSDLILPAFVREGISEPLAISAMPGVVQHTRDTLRKAAVEAVEAGVAGIMLFGVPADENKDARGTAGTEPDGILQVAIRDVKAEVGDDLVIMSDLCLDEYTDHGHCGVLDEHGRVDNDATLERYAEMAQVQADAGVHVVGPSGMMDGQVGVIRDALDETGHEDVSILAYTAKYTSAFYGPFREAVASSLQGDRKTYQQDPANARESLRELALDLEEGADMVMVKPAGPYLDILYRVAQAVDVPVAAYQISGEFAMIEAAAEKGWIERDRAILETLLGIKRAGADTILTYWATEVAGWLREAR; encoded by the coding sequence ATGAGCGCGTACGGATCCTTCCCCGGTTCGCGGCCCCGGCGGCTGCGCACCACCCCGGCGATGCGGCGCATGGTCGCGGAGAACCGGCTGCACCCCTCGGACCTGATCCTCCCGGCCTTCGTACGCGAGGGCATCAGCGAGCCCCTCGCCATCTCGGCGATGCCGGGCGTGGTCCAGCACACGCGGGACACGCTGCGTAAGGCGGCCGTGGAGGCGGTCGAGGCGGGCGTCGCGGGCATCATGCTCTTCGGCGTCCCGGCCGACGAGAACAAGGACGCGCGCGGTACGGCGGGCACCGAGCCGGACGGCATCCTCCAGGTCGCGATCCGCGACGTGAAGGCCGAGGTCGGAGACGACCTGGTGATCATGTCGGACCTGTGCCTCGACGAGTACACCGACCACGGCCACTGTGGCGTCCTCGACGAGCACGGCCGCGTCGACAACGACGCGACGCTGGAGCGCTACGCCGAGATGGCGCAGGTCCAGGCCGACGCCGGCGTCCACGTGGTCGGCCCCAGCGGCATGATGGACGGCCAGGTCGGAGTCATCCGCGACGCCCTCGACGAGACCGGGCACGAGGACGTCTCGATCCTCGCCTACACGGCGAAGTACACCTCCGCCTTCTACGGCCCCTTCCGCGAGGCCGTCGCCTCCTCCCTCCAGGGCGACCGCAAGACGTACCAGCAGGACCCGGCGAACGCCCGCGAGTCCCTGCGGGAGCTGGCCCTCGACCTGGAGGAGGGCGCCGACATGGTGATGGTCAAGCCGGCCGGCCCCTACCTCGACATCCTGTACCGGGTCGCGCAGGCCGTGGACGTACCGGTGGCGGCGTACCAGATCAGCGGCGAGTTCGCGATGATCGAGGCGGCCGCGGAGAAGGGCTGGATCGAGCGCGACCGGGCCATCCTGGAGACCCTGCTCGGCATCAAGCGCGCGGGCGCGGACACGATCCTCACCTACTGGGCGACCGAGGTCGCGGGCTGGCTGCGCGAGGCCCGCTGA
- a CDS encoding bifunctional uroporphyrinogen-III C-methyltransferase/uroporphyrinogen-III synthase, translating to MNPSSPTTSAFPAVAAHGRVTFLGAGPGDPGLLTLRAVEALAAADVLIAEPEVLEVVRTHARAGVDTPQLTVADEVSAAAGVPVIRDAANLVMEAARSGRRVVRAVTGDPGLDGNAAEEMLACANEGIPFEVVPGVATAVGVPAYAGVPLRDKQGADVRFVDAKTASARCWSEAGTSDGILVVSATLETASAAAAELVGAGRKPDTPLTVTVSGTTTRQRTWSATLGTIAQVFKQGKVLPSPEGARPVICVVGEHGAAARREDLSWFESKPLFGWRVLVPRTKEQAASLSDQLRSYGAVPHEVPTIAVEPPRTPQQMERAVKGLVTGRYEWIAFTSVNAVKAVREKFEEYGLDARAFAGIKVAAVGEQTAAALVEFGVKPDLVPSGEQSAAGLLEDWPPYDPVFDPIDRVFLPRADIATETLVAGLIELGWEVDDVTAYRTVRASPPPADTREAIKGGGFDAVLFTSSSTVRNLVGIAGKPHNVTVIACIGPATAKTAEEHGLRVDVLSPEPSVSKLAEALAEYGAARREAAKEAGETVFRPSERRPGARRRRTT from the coding sequence TTGAACCCCTCAAGTCCGACCACCTCCGCTTTTCCGGCCGTCGCCGCCCACGGACGCGTCACCTTCCTCGGTGCCGGCCCGGGCGACCCGGGTCTGCTGACGCTGCGCGCCGTCGAGGCGCTCGCCGCCGCGGACGTACTGATCGCGGAACCCGAGGTGCTCGAGGTCGTACGGACGCATGCGCGCGCGGGTGTCGACACGCCGCAGCTGACGGTGGCTGACGAAGTGTCAGCAGCCGCCGGGGTCCCGGTGATCCGGGACGCGGCCAATCTTGTCATGGAGGCCGCACGCTCCGGCAGGCGGGTCGTGCGAGCCGTCACCGGCGACCCCGGACTCGACGGCAACGCCGCCGAGGAGATGCTCGCGTGCGCCAACGAGGGGATCCCCTTCGAGGTGGTGCCCGGCGTCGCGACCGCCGTCGGCGTGCCCGCGTACGCCGGTGTGCCGCTGCGCGACAAGCAGGGCGCGGACGTGCGGTTCGTCGACGCGAAGACCGCGTCGGCGCGCTGCTGGAGCGAGGCCGGGACGAGCGACGGGATCCTCGTCGTCTCCGCGACGCTGGAGACGGCCTCGGCCGCCGCCGCCGAGCTGGTGGGCGCCGGGCGCAAGCCCGACACCCCGCTGACCGTGACCGTCTCCGGCACGACGACGCGGCAGCGGACCTGGTCGGCGACCCTGGGCACGATCGCCCAGGTGTTCAAGCAGGGCAAGGTGCTGCCCTCGCCCGAGGGCGCCCGACCCGTCATATGCGTGGTCGGCGAGCACGGCGCCGCCGCGCGCCGCGAGGACCTGTCCTGGTTCGAGTCGAAGCCGCTGTTCGGCTGGCGGGTCCTCGTACCGCGGACGAAGGAGCAGGCCGCCTCGCTCTCCGACCAGCTGCGTTCCTACGGCGCGGTGCCGCACGAGGTGCCGACGATCGCCGTGGAGCCGCCGCGCACCCCGCAGCAGATGGAGCGCGCGGTCAAGGGCCTGGTGACGGGCCGCTACGAGTGGATCGCCTTCACCTCGGTCAACGCCGTCAAGGCCGTCCGCGAGAAGTTCGAGGAGTACGGGCTCGACGCGCGCGCCTTCGCGGGCATCAAGGTGGCCGCGGTGGGCGAGCAGACCGCGGCCGCGCTGGTGGAGTTCGGCGTGAAGCCGGACCTGGTGCCGAGCGGCGAGCAGTCCGCCGCCGGGCTGCTGGAGGACTGGCCGCCGTACGACCCGGTCTTCGACCCGATCGACCGCGTCTTCCTGCCGCGGGCCGACATCGCCACGGAGACGCTGGTCGCCGGGCTGATCGAGCTCGGGTGGGAGGTCGACGACGTCACCGCCTACCGGACCGTGCGCGCGTCGCCGCCGCCGGCGGACACGCGCGAGGCGATCAAGGGCGGCGGTTTCGACGCCGTTCTCTTCACGTCCTCGTCGACCGTCCGCAACCTGGTCGGCATCGCGGGCAAGCCGCACAACGTGACGGTCATCGCGTGCATCGGGCCGGCGACGGCCAAGACCGCCGAGGAGCACGGCCTGCGGGTCGACGTCCTCTCCCCGGAGCCGTCGGTGTCGAAGCTGGCGGAGGCCCTCGCCGAATACGGCGCGGCGCGCCGCGAGGCGGCCAAGGAGGCCGGCGAGACGGTCTTCCGCCCGAGCGAACGCCGGCCTGGCGCGCGTCGTCGTCGTACGACGTGA
- a CDS encoding ankyrin repeat domain-containing protein, with the protein MTDRDALLVAAVRAGNLREVNALLWPGGNPDAADEGGLPVLCTAVAAYDPAVTEALVEAGADPDRELPDGTTPLLRAIEGGSPTVFEAALGAEPRLRLAPQRRTELLEAARGWYEEGPPARLRRLTGDSGPVCARAVREGESKTLTEYTAGGRRVRDGHGAILTSLEWAFRILTPVAELVARAVRHADPEHADWSESEWNLTQRRSAETWAEVVAFHRHPDPLSRLFVVDVLDMHAMTGGLTQHAGWYERERLKLLGAWVEVEDDGAVLARLLRALADEGHPGAEAVGLRRVGHAEARVRREVPGLLDRPLTPRGAGAVRALCQDPDAGVRSAAAEELAREALQAEDRPLLLALLADADPQVVRRAAYATAWGADRSPDVGEALVRLLGAEDQDVRLSAAHGLALRDAPHTPEAYARVGPLGPEYEHDHRADGLWRWRSRNEPGG; encoded by the coding sequence ATGACGGACAGGGACGCGCTGCTGGTGGCGGCGGTTCGGGCAGGGAACCTCCGGGAGGTCAACGCCCTGCTGTGGCCCGGGGGTAATCCCGACGCGGCCGACGAGGGCGGCCTGCCGGTGCTGTGCACGGCGGTGGCCGCGTACGACCCCGCCGTGACCGAGGCCCTGGTCGAGGCCGGCGCGGACCCGGACCGGGAACTGCCGGACGGCACGACTCCGCTGCTGAGGGCGATCGAGGGCGGCTCCCCGACGGTGTTCGAGGCTGCCCTGGGCGCCGAGCCGCGGCTCCGGCTCGCACCGCAGCGGCGCACCGAGCTGCTGGAGGCGGCCCGCGGCTGGTACGAGGAGGGCCCGCCGGCCCGGCTGCGCCGCCTGACGGGGGACTCGGGCCCGGTGTGTGCACGGGCCGTCCGGGAGGGCGAGAGCAAGACCCTCACCGAGTACACCGCGGGCGGGCGGCGCGTCCGGGACGGCCACGGCGCGATCCTGACCAGCCTGGAATGGGCCTTCCGGATCCTGACGCCGGTCGCGGAACTGGTCGCCCGCGCGGTACGGCACGCAGACCCGGAACACGCCGACTGGTCGGAGTCCGAGTGGAACCTCACGCAGCGGCGCAGCGCCGAGACCTGGGCCGAGGTGGTGGCCTTCCACCGGCACCCCGATCCGCTGTCGCGTCTCTTCGTCGTCGACGTACTCGACATGCACGCCATGACGGGCGGACTCACGCAGCACGCCGGCTGGTACGAACGCGAACGCCTCAAGCTGCTGGGCGCCTGGGTGGAGGTGGAGGACGACGGCGCCGTCCTGGCCAGGCTGCTGCGGGCCCTGGCCGACGAGGGCCACCCCGGGGCCGAGGCCGTCGGGCTGCGCCGTGTCGGGCATGCCGAGGCGCGAGTACGCCGCGAGGTGCCGGGCCTGCTCGACCGGCCCCTGACCCCGCGGGGGGCCGGAGCCGTACGTGCCCTGTGCCAGGACCCCGACGCCGGCGTACGGTCGGCTGCCGCCGAGGAACTGGCCCGGGAGGCGTTGCAGGCGGAGGACCGCCCGCTGCTCCTGGCCCTGCTCGCCGACGCCGACCCGCAGGTGGTGCGCCGCGCCGCGTACGCCACCGCCTGGGGCGCCGACCGCTCACCGGACGTCGGCGAGGCGCTCGTACGGCTCCTCGGAGCCGAGGACCAGGACGTCCGGCTCAGCGCCGCCCACGGCCTGGCCCTGCGCGACGCCCCGCACACCCCGGAGGCCTACGCCCGCGTGGGACCGCTGGGCCCGGAGTACGAACACGACCACCGGGCCGACGGGCTGTGGCGCTGGAGGAGCAGGAACGAACCCGGCGGGTGA
- the hemC gene encoding hydroxymethylbilane synthase, which yields MNTRPDQPLRLGTRRSKLAMSQSGHVAEAVREVTGRPVELVEITTYGDVSREHLAQIGGTGVFVTALRDALLRGEVDFAVHSLKDLPTTQPDDLVIAAMPQREDARDALVARDGLTFEQLPDGARIGTGSPRRTAQLNHLARSLGKRIETVPIRGNVDTRIGFVRDGELDAVVLAAAGLNRIGRGDEATDLLSVDSILPAPGQGALAVECPASSTDLIAALSRLDDPHTRAAVTAERSLLAALEAGCSAPVGAFADLLADGRIVNEMRLRGVVGTLDGSTLVQLSTTGPVPQSYDEAMALGRELADEMLAKGAAGLMGERSL from the coding sequence ATGAACACACGTCCCGACCAGCCGCTGCGGCTCGGTACGCGGCGGAGCAAGCTGGCCATGTCCCAGTCGGGGCACGTCGCCGAGGCGGTCCGGGAGGTCACCGGCCGACCCGTCGAGCTCGTGGAGATCACGACGTACGGCGACGTCTCGCGCGAGCACCTCGCCCAGATCGGCGGGACCGGCGTGTTCGTCACCGCCCTGCGCGACGCGCTGCTGCGCGGCGAGGTCGACTTCGCCGTGCACTCGCTGAAGGACCTGCCGACCACGCAGCCGGACGACCTCGTGATCGCGGCCATGCCGCAGCGCGAGGACGCCCGCGACGCGCTCGTCGCCCGCGACGGCCTGACCTTCGAGCAGCTGCCCGACGGCGCCCGCATCGGCACCGGCTCGCCCCGCCGCACCGCCCAGCTCAACCACCTGGCACGCTCGCTCGGCAAGCGGATCGAGACCGTGCCCATCCGCGGCAACGTCGACACCCGCATCGGATTCGTCCGCGACGGCGAACTCGACGCCGTCGTCCTGGCGGCCGCCGGCCTGAACCGGATCGGCCGCGGTGACGAGGCCACCGACCTGCTGTCCGTCGACAGCATCCTCCCCGCTCCCGGCCAGGGAGCCCTGGCCGTGGAGTGCCCTGCGTCCTCCACGGACCTCATCGCCGCGCTCAGCAGGCTCGACGACCCGCACACCCGGGCCGCAGTGACCGCGGAGCGTTCTCTGCTCGCCGCCCTGGAGGCCGGCTGCAGCGCACCCGTGGGCGCGTTCGCCGACCTGCTGGCCGACGGACGGATTGTCAATGAAATGCGCCTGCGCGGCGTCGTCGGAACCCTCGACGGCTCGACGCTGGTGCAGCTGTCCACCACCGGTCCCGTGCCCCAGTCGTACGACGAGGCCATGGCGCTCGGCCGCGAACTCGCGGACGAGATGCTGGCCAAGGGCGCGGCCGGTCTGATGGGGGAGCGATCGCTTTGA
- a CDS encoding glutamyl-tRNA reductase translates to MSLLVVGLSHRSAPVSVLERASLSADAKIKLLHDTLAAEPATEAAVLATCNRIELYADVDKFHAGVAELSTLLAQHSGVALEELTPYLYVHYEDRAVHHLFSVACGLDSMVVGEGQILGQIKDALALGQELHSAGRLINDLFQQALRVGKRAHSETGIDRAGQSLVTFGLEQLAVGTPVAEWARGKRALVIGAGSMSSLAAATLVRVGVAEIAVANRTAERAERLAEILVASGTGVTALAIPMAEVADELTRVDVVVSCTGATGLVLTADDVLAAVSWGAAPDPAPQSPPATAGRGPRTGLELAGLDTGVLARLVAAAEAGGRIADAGAARTISAPADAEADGCPVGLDGRSALTGVDANSLELHGTWADQGEAAAQRQPRRSARTQAHATDVRLALLDLAMPRDIDAAVHRIPGVRLVDIESLAEASADAPMAADVDAVRGIVAQEVAAFGAAQRAAHITPTVVALRAMAAEVVAMEVARLDGRLPDLDERQRAEVTQTVRRVVDKLLHAPTVRVKQLASEPGGAGYADALRELFDLDPQTVASVSRADAADPKNDDPGRAS, encoded by the coding sequence ATGAGCCTGCTCGTCGTTGGGCTGAGCCACCGCAGCGCCCCCGTGAGCGTGCTGGAGCGCGCCTCGCTGTCGGCCGACGCCAAGATCAAGCTGCTGCACGACACCCTCGCCGCCGAGCCGGCGACCGAGGCGGCGGTGCTCGCCACGTGCAACCGCATCGAGCTGTACGCGGACGTGGACAAGTTCCACGCCGGTGTCGCCGAGCTGTCCACGCTGCTCGCCCAGCACAGCGGCGTCGCGCTGGAGGAGCTCACCCCGTACCTGTACGTGCACTACGAGGACCGGGCGGTGCACCACCTGTTCTCGGTGGCGTGCGGACTGGACTCGATGGTCGTGGGCGAGGGGCAGATCCTCGGCCAGATCAAGGACGCCCTCGCGCTTGGCCAGGAGCTGCACTCCGCGGGCCGGCTGATCAACGACCTGTTCCAGCAGGCGCTGCGGGTCGGCAAGCGGGCGCACTCGGAGACCGGGATCGACCGCGCCGGCCAGTCGCTGGTGACCTTCGGGCTGGAGCAGCTCGCGGTGGGCACGCCGGTGGCCGAGTGGGCCCGGGGCAAGCGGGCCCTGGTGATCGGCGCCGGGTCGATGTCCTCACTGGCCGCCGCCACCCTCGTGCGGGTCGGCGTCGCCGAGATCGCCGTGGCGAACCGGACCGCCGAGCGGGCGGAGCGACTCGCGGAGATTCTGGTTGCCTCGGGCACCGGGGTCACCGCCCTCGCCATCCCGATGGCCGAGGTCGCCGATGAACTGACACGAGTCGACGTGGTCGTGTCCTGCACCGGAGCCACCGGGCTCGTGCTGACCGCCGACGACGTGCTGGCCGCCGTGTCCTGGGGCGCCGCCCCGGACCCAGCGCCTCAATCCCCCCCGGCTACCGCTGGGAGGGGCCCCCGGACGGGGCTGGAGTTGGCGGGGCTGGACACCGGCGTGCTCGCCCGGCTGGTCGCCGCCGCCGAGGCCGGCGGGCGGATCGCCGACGCCGGAGCCGCGCGGACCATCAGTGCGCCCGCGGACGCCGAGGCCGACGGGTGTCCCGTGGGGCTCGACGGACGCTCCGCGCTGACCGGCGTCGACGCCAACTCCCTGGAACTGCACGGGACCTGGGCCGACCAGGGCGAGGCCGCCGCGCAGCGGCAGCCCCGCCGCAGCGCCCGTACGCAGGCCCACGCCACCGACGTCCGGCTCGCGCTGCTCGACCTGGCCATGCCCAGGGACATCGACGCGGCCGTGCACCGGATCCCCGGCGTCCGGCTCGTGGACATCGAGTCCCTCGCCGAGGCGTCCGCCGACGCGCCGATGGCGGCCGACGTCGACGCCGTACGCGGGATCGTCGCCCAGGAGGTCGCCGCCTTCGGCGCGGCACAGCGGGCCGCCCACATCACGCCCACCGTCGTCGCCCTGCGCGCCATGGCGGCCGAGGTCGTGGCCATGGAAGTGGCCCGCCTCGACGGACGGCTCCCCGACCTCGACGAGCGACAGCGCGCCGAAGTCACCCAGACCGTGCGCCGCGTCGTGGACAAGCTCCTCCACGCCCCGACCGTGCGCGTCAAGCAGCTCGCGAGCGAGCCCGGCGGCGCCGGGTACGCCGACGCACTGCGCGAACTCTTCGACCTCGACCCTCAGACGGTTGCTTCCGTCAGCCGGGCGGACGCGGCCGATCCGAAGAACGACGACCCAGGACGGGCATCATGA
- a CDS encoding redox-sensing transcriptional repressor Rex, which produces MATGRTHRPATRSRGIPEATVARLPLYLRALTALSERSVPTVSSEELAAAAGVNSAKLRKDFSYLGSYGTRGVGYDVEYLVYQISRELGLTQDWPVVIVGIGNLGAALANYGGFSARGFRVAALIDADPAMAGKPVAGMAVQHTDDLEKIIEENGVSIGVIATPAGAAQQVSERLIAAGVTSILNFAPTVLSVPDGVDVRKVDLSIELQILAFHEQRKAGEEAAASAAEPGSTVGGAAPAAAVLPPAGRTAAEARKGGPEGDVPAVMPA; this is translated from the coding sequence GTGGCAACTGGCCGAACTCACCGACCGGCGACCCGCAGCCGAGGTATTCCCGAGGCCACTGTCGCCCGGCTTCCGCTGTACTTGCGTGCCCTGACCGCGCTCTCCGAGCGATCGGTCCCCACGGTGTCCTCCGAGGAGCTCGCGGCCGCCGCCGGAGTCAATTCCGCCAAGCTGCGCAAGGACTTCTCGTACCTGGGTTCCTACGGCACCCGAGGCGTCGGCTACGACGTCGAGTACCTCGTCTACCAGATCTCCCGCGAACTCGGCCTGACCCAGGACTGGCCGGTCGTCATCGTCGGCATCGGCAACCTCGGCGCCGCCCTCGCCAACTACGGCGGCTTCTCCGCGCGCGGCTTCCGCGTCGCGGCCCTCATCGACGCCGACCCGGCGATGGCCGGCAAGCCGGTCGCCGGCATGGCCGTGCAGCACACCGACGACCTCGAGAAGATCATCGAGGAGAACGGCGTCTCGATCGGGGTCATCGCGACGCCCGCCGGCGCCGCCCAGCAGGTCAGCGAGCGGCTGATCGCGGCCGGGGTCACCTCCATCCTGAACTTCGCGCCGACCGTGCTGTCCGTGCCGGACGGCGTGGACGTGCGCAAGGTCGACCTCTCCATCGAGCTCCAGATCCTGGCCTTCCACGAGCAGCGCAAGGCCGGCGAGGAGGCTGCCGCGTCCGCCGCCGAGCCCGGCTCCACCGTGGGCGGCGCCGCACCCGCCGCAGCCGTCCTGCCGCCGGCCGGGCGCACCGCCGCCGAGGCGCGCAAGGGCGGTCCCGAGGGTGACGTCCCGGCGGTGATGCCGGCATGA
- a CDS encoding HAD family hydrolase, with amino-acid sequence MAALGWLPPRRRSATARSVLAGEASAEAARKTAQAGADQLAEAETDEADLDLLEAGEPAEGPAEPVFPVAGDDLAAAFFDLDNTVMQGAAIFHFGRGLYKREFFRRRELARFAWQQAWFRLAGVEDPEHMQDARDSALSIVKGHKVSELMAIGEEIYDEYMAERIWPGTRALAQAHLDAGQKVWLVTAAPVETATIIARRLGLTGALGTVAESVDGVYTGRLVGEPLHGPAKAEAVRALAAAEGLDLERCAAYSDSHNDIPMLSLVGHPYAINPDTKLRKHARTNDWRLRDYRTGRKAVKVGVPAAAGVGAIAGGAAAAIALHRRRR; translated from the coding sequence ATGGCCGCTCTCGGATGGCTCCCCCCTCGCAGGCGCTCCGCCACCGCACGCAGCGTGCTGGCGGGCGAAGCCTCGGCCGAAGCCGCCCGCAAGACCGCGCAGGCCGGGGCCGACCAGCTCGCCGAAGCCGAGACGGACGAAGCCGACCTCGACCTCCTCGAAGCCGGGGAACCGGCCGAGGGGCCCGCGGAGCCCGTCTTCCCGGTCGCCGGCGACGACCTCGCAGCCGCCTTCTTCGACCTCGACAACACCGTCATGCAGGGCGCCGCGATCTTCCACTTCGGCCGTGGCCTCTACAAGCGCGAGTTCTTCCGGCGCCGCGAACTCGCCCGCTTCGCCTGGCAGCAGGCCTGGTTCCGGCTCGCCGGGGTCGAGGACCCCGAGCACATGCAGGACGCCCGCGACAGCGCCCTGTCCATCGTCAAGGGCCACAAGGTCTCCGAGCTGATGGCGATCGGCGAGGAGATCTACGACGAGTACATGGCCGAGCGGATCTGGCCGGGCACCCGCGCCCTGGCCCAGGCCCACCTCGACGCCGGGCAGAAGGTGTGGCTGGTCACCGCCGCACCCGTGGAGACCGCCACGATCATCGCCCGCAGGCTGGGCCTGACCGGCGCCCTGGGCACCGTCGCCGAATCGGTCGACGGGGTCTACACCGGCCGCCTGGTCGGCGAGCCGCTGCACGGCCCCGCCAAGGCCGAGGCGGTCCGCGCCCTGGCCGCCGCCGAGGGCCTCGACCTCGAACGCTGCGCCGCGTACAGCGATTCGCACAACGACATCCCGATGCTGTCACTGGTCGGACATCCGTACGCGATCAATCCCGACACAAAACTGCGCAAGCATGCCCGGACCAACGACTGGCGGCTGCGCGACTATCGGACCGGCCGCAAGGCCGTGAAGGTCGGCGTCCCGGCAGCGGCCGGAGTCGGCGCGATCGCGGGCGGCGCGGCCGCCGCCATCGCCCTCCACCGGCGCCGCAGGTAA